One window of Novosphingobium sp. P6W genomic DNA carries:
- a CDS encoding glycoside hydrolase family 25 protein gives MAVRGARKGGKVGGISGNWRLRALGALLLAGIVGGAWGWWHLRHWTPERANYAVQGVEVGTDDGEINWKSLKAIGADFAYIDASASAFARDPRFVDNFEAARSAGMQVGALHRYDPCQPAGSQAANFVTTVPRDAKLLPPAVELDMLADGCPMKVSDARVESELMTFLNQVETHTGKPVILKVTSAFQSRYTIAHKLDRNLWLVRDRFTPSYGGRPWTMWTANGDLANEIAQGGLRWVVVQE, from the coding sequence GTGGCAGTTCGCGGTGCGCGAAAGGGTGGCAAGGTCGGCGGGATCAGTGGCAACTGGCGCCTTCGTGCGTTGGGGGCATTGCTGCTTGCGGGCATCGTCGGCGGTGCCTGGGGCTGGTGGCACCTGCGCCACTGGACGCCCGAGCGCGCGAACTATGCCGTGCAGGGTGTGGAAGTTGGCACCGACGACGGCGAAATCAACTGGAAGTCCCTGAAAGCGATCGGCGCCGACTTCGCCTATATCGACGCCAGCGCCAGCGCCTTTGCGCGCGACCCGCGTTTCGTCGACAATTTCGAGGCCGCGCGCAGTGCAGGAATGCAGGTAGGCGCGCTCCACCGCTACGACCCGTGCCAGCCGGCCGGCAGCCAGGCGGCGAATTTCGTCACCACGGTGCCGCGCGACGCCAAGCTGCTGCCGCCTGCGGTAGAACTCGACATGCTGGCCGACGGCTGCCCTATGAAAGTCAGCGATGCCCGGGTCGAGAGTGAGCTGATGACGTTCCTCAATCAGGTGGAGACGCATACCGGCAAGCCGGTGATCCTCAAGGTCACGTCCGCATTTCAGTCGCGCTATACCATCGCCCACAAGCTGGACCGCAACCTGTGGCTGGTGCGCGATCGCTTCACCCCGAGCTACGGCGGCAGGCCCTGGACGATGTGGACTGCCAACGGCGATCTCGCCAACGAGATTGCGCAAGGCGGCCTGCGCTGGGTAGTGGTGCAGGAATGA
- a CDS encoding alpha-E domain-containing protein — MLGRGASGVFWMSRYLERAENTARLIDVGFHLALTRGNRQSQDEEWKSVLTTTGMLEDYCSKHSDFGGSQVFNYLLRDRDNPGSVLAMVENARTNARVVRTSITNAVWETTNEGWMHLRDLLARPVRETNLGELLREIRRIGTLVRGALEGTMLRNEVFNFSRIGTFIERADNTARILDVKYYVLLPSAAWVGSSLDNVQWDTLLRSVAGNRAYSWLNAGSMDPRGIARFLILDGQFPRSLVFSYEKIRSNMAGLAKEYGHEVPAHQLLRDAGDKLNQTTIEEIFEGGLHEFLQDFIGKTIEIGSAIAADYRFSE; from the coding sequence ATGCTGGGACGTGGAGCAAGCGGCGTATTCTGGATGTCCCGCTATCTCGAGCGGGCGGAAAATACCGCGCGCCTGATCGACGTGGGTTTTCACCTCGCGCTGACGCGGGGCAACCGCCAGTCGCAGGACGAGGAGTGGAAGTCGGTCCTCACCACTACCGGGATGCTGGAGGACTATTGTTCGAAGCATTCCGATTTCGGCGGCTCACAGGTGTTCAACTATCTCCTGCGCGACCGGGACAATCCCGGCTCGGTGCTGGCGATGGTGGAGAACGCGCGCACCAATGCCCGCGTGGTGCGAACCAGCATCACCAATGCCGTATGGGAAACCACGAACGAAGGCTGGATGCACCTGCGCGACCTGCTCGCCCGGCCGGTGCGTGAGACGAACCTGGGCGAACTGCTGCGAGAAATTCGCCGCATCGGTACGCTGGTACGCGGCGCCCTCGAAGGGACGATGTTGCGGAACGAGGTGTTCAACTTCTCCCGCATCGGCACCTTCATCGAGCGGGCCGACAATACCGCGCGCATTCTCGACGTGAAGTATTACGTGCTGCTGCCGTCCGCTGCATGGGTCGGCTCCAGCCTCGACAACGTGCAGTGGGATACGCTGCTGCGGTCGGTCGCGGGCAACCGGGCCTATTCGTGGCTCAATGCAGGGTCCATGGACCCGCGCGGCATTGCGCGGTTCCTGATCCTGGACGGCCAGTTTCCGCGCAGCCTGGTGTTCTCGTATGAGAAGATCCGCAGCAACATGGCGGGCCTCGCCAAGGAATACGGGCACGAGGTTCCGGCACATCAATTGCTGCGCGATGCCGGGGACAAGCTCAACCAGACCACCATCGAGGAAATCTTCGAGGGCGGTCTGCACGAGTTCCTGCAGGACTTCATCGGCAAGACCATCGAGATCGGCAGCGCCATCGCCGCCGATTACCGTTTCAGCGAGTAG
- a CDS encoding proteasome-type protease — protein MTYCVGMMLDRGLVLMSDTRTNSGVDNISTFRKMYHWELPGERIITIMTAGNLATTQAVVSQLEERNKAPSERHNSLLEAPTMFKVASIVGNLLQDIIEERATDNGQKAAAGTFSASMIVAGQIKGMEPRLFLIYPEGNFIEASFDTPFFQIGETKYGRPILIRGYERDMSFESAIKLMTVSFDSTLKANLSVGLPLDLLVLERDHFTPRHERRIDASDPYFAAVSTSWSEALRNALDGLPNYRMDPAVKEIVG, from the coding sequence ATGACGTATTGTGTGGGCATGATGCTGGATCGTGGGCTCGTTCTGATGAGCGACACGCGTACCAATTCGGGCGTCGACAACATCTCTACCTTCCGGAAGATGTATCACTGGGAACTTCCCGGTGAGCGTATCATCACGATCATGACCGCCGGCAACCTCGCTACCACACAGGCCGTCGTCAGCCAGTTGGAGGAACGCAACAAAGCCCCGTCCGAGCGGCACAATTCGCTGCTGGAAGCGCCGACGATGTTCAAGGTCGCCTCGATCGTAGGCAACTTGCTTCAGGACATCATCGAGGAACGCGCGACCGACAATGGCCAGAAAGCCGCTGCCGGCACGTTCAGCGCCTCGATGATCGTCGCCGGCCAGATCAAGGGCATGGAGCCACGCCTGTTCCTGATCTACCCCGAAGGCAACTTCATCGAAGCCAGTTTCGACACCCCGTTCTTCCAGATTGGCGAGACCAAATACGGCCGCCCGATTCTGATCCGCGGCTATGAGCGCGATATGAGCTTTGAAAGCGCGATCAAACTTATGACGGTGTCGTTCGATTCGACGCTCAAGGCCAACCTCTCGGTCGGCCTGCCGCTCGACCTGCTGGTGCTCGAGCGCGATCACTTCACGCCCCGCCACGAACGCCGTATCGATGCGTCCGACCCTTATTTCGCTGCTGTTTCCACCAGTTGGAGCGAAGCCCTGCGCAATGCGCTCGATGGCTTGCCGAACTACCGGATGGACCCGGCGGTGAAGGAAATCGTGGGTTGA
- a CDS encoding alpha/beta hydrolase gives MANFRYPNAQEHTPLILLVPGTPLAAGHWMNRWTRLSEHCRVVELGLWDEPHRNTWVNKLNLAVRRADRPVVIVTDDIAALALSWWVEFEALEQDNPVLGAVIVNPPNVDLPGADPRLGRFGACPRQPLPFTSFLVSDLEGSAVHQRSLMRLAKDWGSCPVCDDTRGDWAQGWMLIQSVLGLSPAGSVTPEWTHDENLAVREAKRQWAAI, from the coding sequence ATGGCAAACTTCCGTTATCCCAATGCGCAGGAGCATACGCCGCTCATCCTCCTGGTTCCCGGCACGCCGCTGGCGGCAGGCCACTGGATGAACCGCTGGACCCGCTTGAGTGAGCATTGCCGCGTAGTCGAGCTTGGCCTTTGGGACGAGCCGCATCGCAATACCTGGGTCAACAAGCTGAACCTCGCGGTCCGCCGCGCCGACCGACCAGTGGTGATCGTCACCGACGATATCGCTGCGCTGGCGCTGTCGTGGTGGGTCGAATTCGAAGCACTGGAGCAGGACAATCCCGTGCTGGGCGCGGTGATCGTCAACCCGCCGAATGTCGATCTGCCCGGAGCAGATCCGCGCCTGGGCCGTTTCGGTGCCTGCCCAAGGCAGCCCCTGCCGTTCACCTCGTTCCTCGTCAGCGATCTGGAGGGCTCGGCAGTGCACCAGCGCTCGCTCATGCGGCTGGCGAAGGACTGGGGCTCATGTCCCGTCTGCGACGATACGCGCGGCGACTGGGCGCAGGGCTGGATGCTCATCCAGTCTGTGCTGGGCCTCTCGCCTGCCGGCTCGGTGACGCCGGAATGGACGCACGACGAAAACCTCGCGGTGCGTGAGGCGAAGCGCCAGTGGGCGGCGATTTGA
- a CDS encoding circularly permuted type 2 ATP-grasp protein translates to MSAESGTNFDEMLNADGSVRPAYAEYRQWFDNQDKGWLRRQDAEAERFFRRIGITFNVYGDDAAEERLIPFDMIPRIITAREWRKLTRGIEQRVRALNAFLQDLYHRQEIIRSGRLPIEALRNNEAFLSQMIGFTPPGGVYTHVVGIDLVRTGPDDFMVLEDNARTPSGVSYMLENRETMMAMFPELFTKIPVRPVSDYPRRLARSLRACAPPAYKGGKRPVVAVLTPGIFNSAYFEHAFLADQMGAELVEGNDLRVVDGRVCMRTTTGYKAIDVIYRRVDDDYLDPLSFNPNSQLGVAGIFDVYRSGGVTIANAPGTGIADDKAIYSYMPEIVEFYTGEKPILQNVPTWRCSEADSLGYVLDNLADLVVKEVHGSGGYGMLIGPTSSKKEIADFEQKLRAKPSNYIAQPTLSLSTCPIFTKEGLAPRHLDLRPFVLVSPDGIDITPGGLTRVALKKGSLVVNSSQGGGTKDSWVLDE, encoded by the coding sequence ATGTCGGCTGAGAGCGGTACGAATTTCGACGAGATGCTCAATGCGGACGGCTCTGTTCGTCCTGCTTATGCCGAATATCGCCAGTGGTTCGATAATCAGGACAAGGGCTGGCTGAGAAGGCAGGATGCCGAAGCGGAACGGTTCTTCCGCCGCATCGGTATCACCTTCAACGTATACGGCGACGATGCCGCTGAAGAGCGGCTCATTCCTTTCGACATGATCCCCCGGATCATCACCGCGCGCGAATGGCGCAAGTTGACGCGCGGTATCGAACAGCGGGTGAGGGCGCTTAACGCTTTCCTCCAGGACCTTTACCACCGGCAGGAAATCATCCGTTCCGGCCGCCTGCCGATCGAGGCGCTTCGCAACAACGAGGCCTTCCTCTCGCAGATGATAGGCTTCACGCCGCCGGGCGGCGTCTATACCCACGTCGTCGGCATCGACCTGGTGCGAACCGGGCCAGACGATTTCATGGTGCTGGAAGACAACGCCCGCACCCCCTCCGGCGTCTCGTACATGCTCGAGAACCGCGAAACGATGATGGCGATGTTCCCGGAACTGTTCACCAAGATTCCGGTGCGTCCGGTTTCGGACTATCCGCGCCGCCTTGCCCGCAGCCTGCGCGCCTGCGCCCCGCCTGCTTATAAAGGCGGCAAGCGGCCCGTGGTGGCGGTGCTGACGCCGGGCATCTTCAACTCTGCCTATTTCGAACACGCCTTCCTGGCCGACCAGATGGGCGCGGAACTGGTGGAAGGGAACGACCTGCGCGTCGTCGACGGGCGCGTGTGCATGCGCACCACGACCGGTTACAAGGCGATCGACGTCATCTACCGCCGCGTGGACGATGACTATCTCGACCCGCTCAGCTTCAATCCCAACTCGCAATTGGGGGTGGCGGGTATCTTCGATGTCTACCGTTCGGGCGGTGTAACCATCGCCAATGCGCCCGGTACGGGTATCGCTGACGACAAGGCGATCTACAGCTACATGCCCGAGATCGTCGAATTCTACACTGGCGAGAAACCGATCCTGCAGAACGTGCCGACGTGGCGCTGCTCGGAAGCCGATTCGCTGGGCTACGTGCTCGACAATCTGGCTGACCTGGTCGTCAAGGAAGTGCACGGATCGGGCGGTTACGGGATGCTGATCGGGCCGACTTCCTCGAAAAAGGAGATCGCCGATTTCGAGCAGAAGCTGCGAGCCAAGCCGTCGAACTATATCGCGCAGCCCACGCTTTCGCTGTCGACCTGCCCGATCTTCACCAAGGAAGGCCTCGCGCCCCGGCACCTGGACCTCCGGCCCTTCGTGCTGGTTTCGCCCGACGGCATCGACATAACGCCCGGCGGCCTGACCCGCGTGGCGCTCAAGAAAGGATCCCTCGTGGTCAACTCCTCGCAAGGCGGAGGCACCAAGGACAGCTGGGTGCTGGACGAGTGA
- a CDS encoding UPF0262 family protein gives MADPRISHIELDDATILWRNADIEQERRIAIFDLIEDNVFNPLRSCAAGNEGPYRVRLSVRDGRLSLEIAGEDGEVLETLVLGLARFRRPIREYFAICESYYQAIRKATAQEIETIDMARRGVHNEAAEMLLERLEGKIETDHPTARRLFTLICVLHIRG, from the coding sequence ATGGCGGACCCGCGCATCTCTCACATCGAGCTCGACGATGCGACCATCCTGTGGCGCAACGCGGACATCGAACAGGAACGGCGCATCGCCATCTTCGATCTGATCGAGGATAACGTGTTCAATCCGCTACGCTCCTGCGCGGCGGGGAACGAAGGGCCTTACCGTGTGCGCCTTTCGGTGCGCGATGGCCGCTTGTCGCTGGAAATCGCGGGCGAGGACGGCGAGGTGCTGGAAACGCTGGTGCTGGGTCTGGCTCGGTTCCGCCGTCCGATCCGCGAGTATTTCGCGATCTGCGAAAGCTACTACCAGGCGATTCGCAAGGCGACCGCGCAGGAGATCGAAACAATCGACATGGCCCGGCGCGGTGTCCACAACGAGGCCGCCGAAATGCTGCTGGAACGCCTGGAGGGCAAGATCGAGACCGACCACCCGACCGCGCGGCGCCTGTTCACGCTGATCTGCGTCCTGCACATCCGCGGCTGA
- a CDS encoding M14-type cytosolic carboxypeptidase, whose translation MTDIQITASFDAGNIEVLSIDCTEARLAIRKDHESDFFQWFHFRVSGAAGRELTLRITGLGASAYPGGWPNYDACVSEDREFWGRAASEWDASLDGGTLTIRYQPEGELAWFAYFAPYSMERHHDLVAHIAGADGVAHRSLGLTLDGQPIDCLETGTGPVQVWLYARQHPGESMAEWWMEGALDLLADLSDSVARELRRRCSFHIVPNANPDGSRRGHLRTNAAGVNLNREWDNPTAEKSPEVLAIRDAMDATGVDFAMDVHGDEAISAVFLAGFEGIPSLKDEQQAGYTSYANLLERRTPDFQTKLGYPLTRPGKGNLTMSTNQLAERFGAVSMTLEMPFKDHDPAADKRQGWSPERSAQLGRDCLGALLEWLVEREV comes from the coding sequence ATGACCGACATTCAAATCACCGCGTCCTTTGACGCCGGCAACATCGAAGTCCTCTCCATCGACTGCACCGAAGCACGGCTGGCGATCCGCAAGGACCACGAATCGGACTTCTTCCAGTGGTTTCATTTCCGCGTCAGCGGCGCGGCCGGGCGCGAACTGACCCTGCGAATCACCGGACTGGGCGCCTCCGCCTATCCGGGAGGCTGGCCGAATTACGACGCCTGCGTTTCCGAAGACCGTGAATTCTGGGGCCGCGCCGCCAGCGAGTGGGATGCAAGCCTCGATGGCGGCACCCTCACCATCCGCTACCAGCCCGAAGGCGAACTCGCCTGGTTCGCTTATTTCGCGCCCTATTCGATGGAGCGCCACCACGACCTCGTCGCGCACATCGCCGGGGCCGACGGTGTCGCTCACCGTTCGCTGGGGCTCACCCTCGACGGCCAGCCGATCGACTGCCTCGAAACCGGCACCGGCCCGGTCCAGGTCTGGCTCTATGCCCGCCAGCATCCGGGCGAATCGATGGCGGAATGGTGGATGGAAGGCGCGCTGGACCTGCTGGCCGACCTTTCCGATTCGGTCGCACGCGAACTACGCAGGCGCTGCTCCTTCCACATCGTCCCCAACGCCAACCCGGACGGCTCGCGCCGGGGGCACCTGCGCACCAATGCGGCGGGCGTGAACCTCAACCGCGAATGGGACAATCCCACGGCCGAAAAATCGCCCGAAGTGCTCGCCATTCGCGACGCGATGGATGCTACCGGCGTCGACTTCGCGATGGACGTCCACGGCGACGAGGCAATCTCCGCCGTGTTCCTCGCCGGGTTCGAGGGCATCCCCTCACTCAAGGACGAACAGCAGGCTGGCTACACCAGTTATGCGAACCTGCTGGAGCGGCGCACGCCCGATTTCCAGACCAAGCTCGGCTATCCGCTGACGCGCCCCGGCAAGGGCAACCTGACGATGTCGACCAACCAGTTGGCTGAGCGCTTCGGTGCGGTGTCGATGACGCTGGAAATGCCCTTCAAGGACCACGATCCCGCCGCTGACAAGCGTCAGGGTTGGAGCCCGGAACGGTCGGCGCAGCTTGGCCGCGACTGCCTCGGCGCGCTGCTCGAATGGTTGGTCGAACGCGAAGTCTGA
- the ykgO gene encoding type B 50S ribosomal protein L36, producing MKIRNSLKSLKGRHRDNRVIRRRGRTYVINKTNRRFKARQG from the coding sequence ATGAAGATTCGCAACAGCCTCAAGTCGCTCAAGGGCCGCCACCGTGACAACCGCGTGATCCGTCGCCGCGGCCGTACGTACGTCATCAACAAGACCAATCGCCGCTTCAAAGCCCGCCAGGGCTGA
- a CDS encoding HAD family phosphatase: MSVVDLFSPVEAVVFDVGRVLVQWDMRRLFARLIAEPARLDWFMANVVTEAWHFEHDAGRDLCEMVAARKAEFPGHDDLLDAYATRFGETIPGNVPGSHEIVRELAARSVPLFAITNFASVFWRDYRAGEPLFDLFGDIVVSGDEKIAKPDARIFDLAARRFGHVPKSMLFIDDSAANIDGARALGWQVHHFRDASTLRSDLSARGLLG; this comes from the coding sequence ATGTCTGTCGTTGATCTATTTTCTCCGGTCGAGGCGGTCGTCTTCGACGTTGGGCGGGTGCTGGTCCAGTGGGACATGCGCCGCCTTTTCGCGCGGCTGATCGCCGAGCCTGCGCGGCTCGACTGGTTCATGGCGAACGTCGTCACCGAGGCATGGCACTTCGAGCACGATGCCGGGCGCGACCTTTGCGAGATGGTCGCAGCCCGCAAGGCCGAGTTTCCCGGCCACGACGATCTGCTCGACGCTTACGCCACGCGCTTCGGTGAGACGATCCCCGGCAATGTTCCCGGCAGTCACGAGATCGTGCGCGAACTGGCCGCGCGGTCCGTGCCGCTGTTCGCCATAACCAATTTCGCAAGCGTATTCTGGCGTGACTACCGCGCGGGCGAGCCCTTGTTCGACCTGTTCGGCGATATCGTCGTTTCCGGTGACGAGAAGATCGCCAAGCCGGATGCGCGCATTTTTGACCTTGCTGCCCGCCGATTCGGCCATGTGCCGAAGTCGATGCTGTTCATCGACGACAGCGCCGCCAACATCGACGGTGCACGCGCGTTGGGGTGGCAGGTCCATCACTTCCGCGATGCCAGCACGCTGCGCTCGGATCTTTCGGCAAGGGGTCTGCTCGGGTGA
- a CDS encoding amidohydrolase family protein, protein MADDDTQELSQSARKYWSADGYKEGGVIREVDYASQSGGLDPMFEGIKIVDTDTHITEAPDLFTSRATASMKAKMPRVERINGTDRWFVGDRDFGTLGGNVIRADNNKLLGRLAFPKLEEAHPGGHQIKERLQAMDDMGVYAQIGFQNSGVTQAGSLMSLGDPELALQVIQIYNDASAEYQETSGQRIFNMAHLPFWDQKALETEARRCHDMGLRGFVLPDTPERVGVPSFNHDYWTPFLEMCEATGMPLNFHLNAAIDPNTLTWEGFQFEQTLSVVATMFSIGNAATLGNWMVSGRLDRHPKLKIGLIESGAGWVPFAVEALEHQFREMLASKRDVLKKQPWDYFRDHFYCTFWFEKIAPKYLLEIIGVDNVMFETDFPHPTSLYPGVQAHLKDVLGGYSDEIRRKVLQGNAVKLYNLPF, encoded by the coding sequence ATGGCCGATGACGACACGCAGGAGCTGTCGCAGTCCGCACGCAAGTACTGGTCCGCCGACGGATACAAGGAAGGCGGCGTGATCCGCGAGGTTGATTATGCCTCGCAGTCAGGCGGCCTCGATCCGATGTTCGAAGGCATCAAGATCGTCGACACCGACACTCATATCACCGAGGCACCGGACCTCTTTACCAGCCGTGCAACCGCTTCCATGAAAGCGAAGATGCCGCGGGTGGAGCGGATCAACGGCACTGACCGCTGGTTCGTGGGCGACCGTGATTTCGGCACGCTGGGCGGCAACGTCATCCGCGCCGACAACAACAAGCTGCTCGGCCGTCTCGCCTTCCCCAAGCTGGAAGAGGCGCACCCCGGCGGACACCAGATCAAGGAGCGCCTGCAGGCGATGGACGACATGGGCGTCTACGCCCAGATCGGTTTCCAGAACTCGGGCGTGACGCAGGCCGGCTCGCTGATGAGCCTGGGCGATCCCGAACTGGCGCTGCAGGTCATCCAGATCTACAACGACGCCTCGGCAGAGTACCAGGAAACCTCGGGCCAGCGTATTTTCAACATGGCGCATCTCCCGTTCTGGGACCAGAAGGCCCTCGAAACCGAAGCACGCCGCTGCCACGATATGGGCCTGCGCGGCTTCGTGCTGCCCGATACGCCCGAGCGTGTCGGCGTGCCCAGCTTCAATCACGACTACTGGACGCCGTTCCTCGAGATGTGCGAGGCGACCGGCATGCCGCTCAACTTCCATCTCAACGCGGCGATTGATCCTAACACGCTGACCTGGGAAGGTTTCCAGTTCGAGCAGACACTGTCGGTCGTGGCGACGATGTTCTCGATCGGCAATGCCGCGACGCTGGGCAACTGGATGGTTTCGGGCCGTCTCGACCGGCACCCCAAGCTCAAGATCGGTCTGATCGAGAGCGGCGCTGGCTGGGTGCCCTTTGCGGTGGAAGCGCTGGAACACCAGTTTCGCGAGATGCTCGCCAGCAAGCGCGACGTGCTCAAGAAGCAGCCCTGGGACTACTTCCGCGATCACTTCTACTGCACTTTCTGGTTCGAGAAGATCGCGCCCAAATACCTGCTGGAAATTATCGGCGTCGACAACGTCATGTTCGAAACCGATTTCCCGCATCCCACCTCCCTGTATCCGGGCGTACAGGCGCACCTCAAGGACGTGCTGGGCGGCTACAGTGACGAAATCCGCAGGAAGGTGCTGCAAGGCAACGCGGTCAAACTCTACAACCTGCCGTTCTGA
- a CDS encoding transglutaminase family protein, whose translation MLLTVKHTTRYVFEGKVTHGLQRLRLKPKSTHGQEVINWRMDLSGAKPEAAYDDQHFNHTDLVSIVPGVPEVVVTCEGTIRTIDNNGITGPHTGHMPLWCFLRPTPLTRPGPKVRQLLAGIEANRSDTLGYLHVLSNAIADQVEYVSGTTDAHTTAEQALAAGKGVCQDHAHIFISAGRMLDVPMRYVGGYLHMDDRDEQEAGHGWAEAHVPGLGWVGFDVSNAICPDERYIRVATGCDYGEAAPVTGIAVGAGETSLDVHLSVGENKVGGQQQQSASGGQRQVQGG comes from the coding sequence GTGCTCCTCACTGTAAAACATACCACGCGCTACGTCTTCGAGGGCAAAGTGACCCATGGGCTCCAGCGCCTGCGATTGAAGCCGAAATCGACCCACGGGCAGGAAGTGATCAACTGGCGCATGGACCTGTCGGGCGCCAAGCCCGAGGCCGCTTACGACGACCAGCATTTCAATCACACCGATCTCGTCTCGATCGTGCCGGGCGTGCCCGAAGTGGTCGTCACCTGCGAAGGTACGATCCGCACGATCGACAACAACGGCATCACTGGCCCGCATACCGGGCACATGCCGCTATGGTGTTTCCTGCGCCCCACCCCGCTAACCAGGCCCGGCCCCAAGGTGCGCCAGTTGCTCGCGGGGATCGAAGCGAACCGGTCGGACACGCTGGGCTATCTCCACGTCCTTTCCAACGCGATTGCCGATCAGGTGGAATACGTAAGCGGGACGACCGATGCCCATACCACCGCCGAACAGGCGCTCGCCGCCGGCAAAGGTGTGTGCCAGGATCACGCGCATATCTTCATCAGCGCGGGCCGCATGCTCGACGTGCCGATGCGCTACGTCGGCGGCTATCTGCATATGGACGACCGCGACGAGCAGGAAGCCGGCCATGGCTGGGCCGAGGCCCATGTTCCCGGTCTGGGCTGGGTAGGTTTCGACGTCTCCAACGCGATCTGCCCGGACGAACGGTATATCCGCGTAGCCACGGGTTGCGACTATGGAGAGGCGGCTCCGGTTACGGGTATCGCCGTCGGTGCTGGGGAAACCAGCCTTGATGTTCATTTGTCCGTAGGGGAAAATAAGGTAGGAGGACAGCAGCAGCAGTCCGCCTCTGGCGGTCAGCGGCAGGTGCAGGGCGGCTAA
- a CDS encoding DUF2490 domain-containing protein, whose protein sequence is MNRTAPVRFALAAAALTFTATAPQIARAETSHDEQVWVNLTAMGSISDKLVYFAELQPRVGDGVSRLDPLLLRGAVGWKLSPSVTLYQGYAHVISPVDGGRDINEERSFQQLNVALGKPLGGELSSRTRLEQRWRSDGRDMGWRLREMLRYEHPLKAGSDAVNALVYAEGFIALNDTDWGARGGFDQLRSFVGAEVGLPGASTLELGYLNQTIDQTRGRVRMNHVASITLFYRH, encoded by the coding sequence ATGAACCGCACTGCTCCCGTCCGTTTCGCCCTCGCCGCAGCCGCACTGACTTTCACCGCCACAGCCCCGCAGATCGCCCGCGCCGAGACCAGCCATGACGAACAGGTCTGGGTGAATCTGACTGCGATGGGCTCGATCTCGGACAAGCTGGTCTATTTCGCGGAATTGCAACCACGCGTCGGCGACGGTGTATCACGGCTCGATCCGCTGCTGCTGCGCGGCGCCGTGGGGTGGAAACTCTCGCCCTCGGTCACGCTGTATCAGGGGTATGCGCATGTCATTTCGCCTGTCGACGGGGGCCGCGACATCAACGAGGAGCGCAGCTTCCAGCAGCTCAACGTTGCGCTGGGCAAGCCGCTGGGCGGCGAGCTTTCCTCACGCACGCGGCTCGAACAGCGCTGGCGTTCGGACGGCCGCGACATGGGCTGGCGCCTGCGCGAGATGCTACGCTACGAACATCCGCTGAAAGCTGGCAGCGACGCCGTGAACGCGCTTGTCTATGCCGAGGGCTTCATCGCGCTGAACGACACCGACTGGGGTGCCCGCGGCGGTTTCGACCAGCTCCGCAGCTTCGTCGGCGCGGAAGTCGGGCTGCCCGGCGCCTCCACGCTGGAACTGGGCTATCTCAACCAGACCATCGACCAGACCCGCGGCCGGGTCCGCATGAACCACGTCGCCTCGATCACCCTGTTCTACCGCCACTGA
- a CDS encoding cytidine deaminase, whose translation MNDTPSFSDSARDALITAAREAASAAYAPYSRFHVGAALLMEDGSVVTGANVENASYGLSLCAETVAVAKILSGTRLALQAVAVTGGAPGEAGQGARVTPCGRCRQVLNEIAQVGSTDPVIWCDGAEGVLELRLSQLLPHAFGPANLL comes from the coding sequence ATGAACGATACTCCCAGCTTTTCCGACAGCGCCCGCGACGCGTTGATTACCGCTGCCCGCGAGGCGGCCTCCGCCGCTTATGCGCCCTATTCACGCTTTCATGTTGGCGCTGCGCTGCTGATGGAGGACGGCTCGGTCGTCACCGGCGCCAATGTGGAGAACGCCAGTTACGGCCTGTCGCTTTGCGCCGAGACGGTCGCCGTGGCCAAGATCCTGTCGGGGACGCGCCTTGCTCTGCAAGCCGTGGCGGTGACCGGCGGCGCGCCCGGAGAGGCCGGGCAGGGTGCCCGCGTCACGCCTTGCGGGCGCTGCCGCCAGGTCCTCAACGAAATCGCGCAAGTGGGCTCCACCGATCCGGTGATCTGGTGCGACGGGGCGGAAGGGGTGCTGGAACTGCGCCTATCACAGCTGCTCCCACACGCCTTCGGGCCCGCGAACCTGCTTTAG